The following nucleotide sequence is from Pirellulales bacterium.
CAGCATCAGCAACGCCAGCGGCTTTCGCGTTAATCTCAAGACCACCGGCGCGACGAGCGCCGGATTCGACGCTTTGAGCGGCAATGTCGGCACTGTCCCGCTAAACCCACACAACCGACTCGACCCCTTGCCGACCGATGATCCGCCCCTACTCTGAAGGTCATGCAAGCCTTCCACAAACTGCGCGAAATCGCCCGCGACCGCCGCGAAAGAGCCATCGTCAAAGCTCGCGAAGAGTACGAAGCCATACTGGTCAGGATCGCAGCGCTGGAACAAGACCTACTCGGGCGCGACCGTTCCACAATCAAGAGCATATACAGTTGCGTCGAATCTGTCATTCCGACCGACGGGCCGTTTACGAGCGGCGACCTACTGCTCAGATTGGAAGCTCTCGACCAACGCCGGGCGTGGCACAAACGATCCGTCGATCATTGCATTTCGACACTACGGGCCAGAGGGGTGGTTCGCCGATTGAGCAAGAGCCGGGCCGGGGCCGCGCACGTCGTCGCCCCAGCCGTTTACGTGAAGGCTGGCGTCAAGGTCGATTCGCAGCCGTTCGGCGATGCATCGCTCGTGGACGTGCTGTACGAAGTGCTGAGAGGCAAGAGCCTGACTCTAACCGAATTGACGGTTGCGGTTATGGAAGCGGGCTACGTCACCGCGATGAAGCCGAAGGCGCTGCGGGACCATTCAGGGCGCGCGATGAGGAAAGATTCGCGGTTCCACGCTTCCGGCGAGCGCTGGACTTGCCGGTAGTCACGCCTCATTCATTCGTCGAATTCGGGCGTTCCCCAATCGCCAGATTCCAGGCCGGTGAAGCAACGCTGGCCGTACTTCGTGAGAGTCGGCCGCCCATCGGGCTGAATCTCGACGATCTTCCATTCGGCCAAGCGGTCGAGGATTTCGCGCCGGATCGGTTCATCGCGCTCGTCCATACCGATTTGGTGGAGCGCGCCGTAGAGGTCTTCGGAGGTGGGTTTCATGCGGTCATTCTAGCAGCGCGGCAGGCGGTTCGTCGCGAGCGGGGATCGGTGGCCGCTGAACGCCAACGCCTTGTTCTAAGTCCTGAGACCGCAATAATATAATGGATGGCAAAAATTTCCTTGATTCAGAGAGAGCGGATGTCTAGAATGACGGGTTCTATATCGGGCGTGTGCTCGCTGTATTGTCGGGCTACACTTGTCACATGAGCCAAGCAGAACACGAACCGACCAACCGGCCTGCGAAAGATGCCAAATTTGACGCGCTCGAATACCACATTGCGGTCAACTTTCATCCAGAATTGAAGTTGATAAAGGCAAAGGGATTCGAGTTTGCCGGAAGCCTATCTTCCATCATTGACCCCAGCGGCGTTCAACTTGAGGAGAAGCAATGGGCATTCTCCCAACCTCACGGTTCAAGGGTTGGTGGTCAGTTTCAAGTGGTGGTTGGAGTGAGCACGCTTGCCATAGGCGTCGTGTATCCTGAACACAATGAAGAATGGTTCGAGTATCGCTACCACTTGATTCTCAAGGAGTTTTACAAATCGTACAAGCCGCAACTCGTGATGAATTCCACGGCGATCATAAGAGGTACGCTGCAAGTTGATGGCGATGCGCGTGAGTTTTTGATGACGCACGTCACACGATTGGATCAGGAGCGCCTCAAGAAGTTAGGTCGCCCTGTGCATCTTTTTGGAATCCGACTTTTCATGCCACCATATCAGCGCCTCTCAGACTCCCCTAAAAAGAAGAAGAAAGGCGTAGCGGAGGCGCAGCCAGAAGTAGTCGGATGGATGGTTGATGTCAAAGCCGAATCACTGATCGAAGACCCTAAAAAACTGTTCTTGGAAGCCAAGTGCGATTGGGTAGTGCCGCAGCCGTGGAGCGATAGAGCAATCAAGGACATTGAAAGCCATCTAGCAGAAGCGGCCAATTATCTGAAATACAGGCTTGTTCCATTTTTGGAGAGTGAAGCGAGCGATACAGGAGAATGAAATGGGTACAGCATACAACACAACATACGACTTGCGTGAGGTCGTCGAAACCGACAGCGTTTTGACTTCTCTCGAAGCGCGGGCAGATTCTACGATGCTGACTCCGCGATTCAAGAAAGACCAATTAGATTTTGATTCATTCATCAAGCATAAAGTACCATCCGAGACGGAGCGAATCATCGCAACACCGCGAATCTGTGGGGGCCATGCAAGAGTGAACGGAACGCGAATTCCTGTTTGGGGAATCGAGCTTTTGCGTCGCGCTGGTAAGTCAGCAAGGTCTATCATTCGATCATATCGTGGACTTACTCTTACCGATGTTTTGGCGGCGTTTTCGTATGCCGATAGCCACCGACAGGAAATTGACGACGCGATTAAGTCGAACGAGGGTGTATGACCAATGGCGCGGCTCCTCGCCGACGAACATTTTGATTTCAACGTAGCCAATCACCTCCGAAGCCTCGGTCACGATGTCGCGACAGTTCGTCAGCACTCGTCGAACAAGTCTGGGGATGGAATGGAGGATGAAGATGTCCTCGCGTTGGCGCGTGCGGAAAGGCGAGTGCTGCTGACGGAAAATATTTCCGACTTCAAATCGCTGCACGATTCTCGGATTCCCCATGCCGG
It contains:
- a CDS encoding DUF433 domain-containing protein; the protein is MGTAYNTTYDLREVVETDSVLTSLEARADSTMLTPRFKKDQLDFDSFIKHKVPSETERIIATPRICGGHARVNGTRIPVWGIELLRRAGKSARSIIRSYRGLTLTDVLAAFSYADSHRQEIDDAIKSNEGV
- a CDS encoding DUF5615 family PIN-like protein — translated: MARLLADEHFDFNVANHLRSLGHDVATVRQHSSNKSGDGMEDEDVLALARAERRVLLTENISDFKSLHDSRIPHAGIIACSPAGDEPARDRAKRIAEVLRSHGRHIKQQWVRLHSWNQVSKNGANRKRR